One Kushneria konosiri genomic window, GGGATACGCTCGGTGCCGTCGTAGTTATCGACCCAGTCAACGGTATCCTTTTCCAGATCCGAGAGCAGCTCATGCGACAGGCGCGCCATGCGCACTTCGGTGTAACGCATGGCCGCGGCGCTGTCACCATCGATCGAACCGAAGTTGCCCTGCCCATCCACCAGCATGTAGCGCATGGAGAAGTCCTGGGCCATACGCACGATGGTGTCATACACCGCGCTGTCACCATGCGGGTGATATTTACCGATGACATCACCCACGACACGCGCCGATTTCAGATAGGACTTGTTCCAGTCGTTGCGCAGTTCATGCATGGCATACAGCACGCGACGGTGCACCGGCTTGAGTCCATCCCTGACATCGGGAAGCGCTCGACCGATGATGACGCTCATCGCGTAATCAAGGTACGACTGCTTCAGCTCGTCCTCGATATTGACTGGCAGAATCTCTCTGGCGATCTCACCCATGGGTCGTCAAATCCTGGTCCTGTTCAAGAAGTCCTGCAGCCTGAACGCCTCGTCCAGACAGGACGCGGGGCGTTCAGGCGCGAACACCCGTAATGCAATCACGACGCACACATGATCGCGCACGAATGATCCAATTGGTTGGCACCGATTGTACCACAGCCCAGGCGCGCTCCGGCAGACAGCGATGCAATCCGACAACGATTTGAGCACTCGCCCACGATGTCGCTGTCAGGCCCTGCATCGAGAGCTGTCATTACCGGTTAGTCCAGGAGTATGAGATCAGGACGTGCCAGCGCTGGCACCCGCGCCTGCCATTCGACATAATGTGCGCCTTCAAGGAAAGGACGCTATGTGGTTCAAGCATTTACAACTCTATCGCCTGCTCGATGAGCACGACTGGTCAATGGACCAGCTCACACAAGCCCTCGACACATACCGTTTTGCGCCGGTGACCGAGACTCAGGCCCGCCGTGTGGGCTGGGCAGCGCCAGCCGGGCGCCATGGTGATCAGCTGGTGCACGAGATTCAGGGGCATCGCCTGATGACACTACTGCGCCAGGAGCGCCTGCTGCCAAGCGCGGTCGTCAAGGAAACACTCGATGAGCGCGTCGAAACACTGACCGCACAGCAGGGCTATCCGCCCGGCCGACGTGACAAGCTGGCGCTCAAGGAGCGCATCGTCGAGGAGCTGCTGCCACGTGCCTTTACCCGCACCACGCGCACGGATCTCTGGTGGGACACGAAGCGCCGCCTGATCGGCATCAACGCCTCGAGTGCCAAACGCGCCGAGGAGATTCTTGATGTACTGCGCGAATCGCTCGGGTCGCTCAAGGTGATCCCACTGGCACCGCAGACGCCGGCCGGACGCACCATGACCACCTGGCTGACCGACCCGACCACCCGCCCGGAAGGTGTGGTGCTGGGCGATCAGATCGAGCTTCGTGCCAAGGGCGATGATGGCATTCTTCGCGCCAGAAGCATCGACCCGGACGGTGAGGAAGTGCGCATGTCGCTGGACGTTGGGCGCCAGGCCAGCAAGCTGGCGCTGAACATTGAAGAACAGATGACCCTGGTGCTGCAGGAAGATATGTCGATAAAGTCGATCCGCTTCGCCGACGCCGTACTCAAGGAAATCGACGATACCGACAGCGACGACAATCCCGTCATGCAGATGGAGACGGAGTTTGCGCTCATGGCCCATGTACTGGGTGAGACTGCCGAGCGGCTGATGCAGTGGCTGGGCGGCGAAGCGACACCGGCACCTGCAGCCCCATGAATCAAACGTCTGACGACCCGGAACCCGAGATGACCTCCTCCCCGGATGCGCTACCGCCCGTAGACGACTTCGAGGCCATACGCCCCTACAACGACGATGAAGTCGTTGATACGCTGGCTCGCCTGGTCCGAAACGATGAATTCATCGATACCATCACGCGCTATCGGCTGCCGAAACTGGCCCGCTTTGCCCCGCGCGTGGCGCGAGCCCTGGTGCGCCACGGGCTCAAGCGTGCAGTGCGCAACATTCATACGGTGGGAGATTTTCAGGATCACATCTCTCATTACATGGCGCGCATGATCCAGAACACGACCAACACCTTCAGCGTGGAAGGTCTTGAGAAGCTGGATCAGAAAAAGGCCTATCTCTTTATCGGCAACCATCGCGATATCGCGCTCGACCCGGCCTTTGTCAACTATGCGCTTTACCATAGCGGCCGCAGCACCGTGCGCATTGCGATCGGCGACAACCTGCTGCAAAAGCCCTATGTGACCGACCTCATGCGGCTTAACAAGAGCTTTATCGTGCCACGCTCGGCCCGTGGCAAGCGGGCGATGCTGGCCGCCTACCAGCAGCTGTCCAATTACATTCGCCACTCGATTGTCGAAGACAACCATCCCATCTGGCTGGCACAGCGTGAGGGCCGCGCCAAGAACGGCGTGGACCGCACCGACAGCGCAATCATCAAGATGCTGGGAATGGCGCGGCGCATGAAGGACAAGGACGCCTCGGTCAACGAGACGATTGCCGAGCTGCGCATCGTACCGGTCTCCATCAGCTACGAATTTGATCCCTGCGACCAGCAAAAGGCACGCGAACTCAAGGCGCGTCATGAGGGTCTGGCCTACGAAAAGATCGCCTACGAAGACATCCTTTCCATTGCTGCCGGCATTACCGGCAACAAGGGGCGTGTCAGACTGGTGTTCGGCACGCCGTTGACGGACGAGCACGACAGCTATGACAGTGCCGCCCATGAGATCGACCGTCAGGTGCTCAGCCACTACACCCTTTATCCCAGCCACTATCTGGCACTGGAAGCCACCGGCCATGCGCCGGAGCTTGTCGATTCAAGCGATATCACCCAGGCCGACCGCCAGGCCTTCAACAAGCGCCTTTCGCAGGTGCCGGAAGATCTGCGCCCCTGGTGGCTATGCCAATACGCCAACCCGGTACTCAATCGCGCCGGACGCGATCCTCTCTAGCGCCCTGCCATTTGCTGACCCTGCCCGGTTTCAAGCCTGCGCCCCACTATCAGGATGCAGGCCGGGTAGAGGCTATTTGCGCCAGAAGGTTGGGGTCAGCAGGACCAGCACGGTCAAAATTTCCAGACGCCCCATCAGCATGCCGATGCTCAGCATCCATTTGGCCGCATCCGGCAGCGGCGCAAAATTCCCTGCCGGACCGATGATCTCGCCAAGCCCCGGGCCCACGTTGGCGACGGCCGTGGCAGCGCCCGAAAGCGCCGTGACGAAATCCAGCCCCATCAGCGACAGCCCAAGCGCCAGCACCGCCACTGTAAAAAAGAAGAAAAAGGAGAAGGCAATAACGCCCCGAATCTGATCATCGGTCAGCACGCGTCCGTTATAGCGCTGCACAAACACACCGTTGGCATGGACCAGGTAGCGCAGCTGATTGACCAGCATGATCAGGCCGACCTGGAATCGAAAGACCTTCATTCCTCCACTGGTGGAGCCGGAGCAGCCGCCGACAAAGGTCAGATAGAAAAAGGCCGCCGCCGACAGCGGGCCCCATGCCGTGTAGTCGTCAGTAGCATAGCCGGTGGTCGTCACCACCGATACCACGTTGAACGCGACCTGAGTCAGGGCATCAAAAAACTCCATGCCGCGAACGGCGCGATACAGGGTCAGCAGCGCAATGACCACCACCAGCAGCGCCAGAAGCCCCCTGACCTGCTGATCCTTCCAGAGTACCCCCGAGCGCTCGCGCGCCATGCGGATATACAGCACAAAGGGCAGCGCACCGGTCAGCATGGACAACACACTGAGCCACAGGATGACCGGCTGATCGGCATATTGACCGAATGAGGCGTCGTAATTGGCAAAGCCACCGGTGGCCACCGACGTCATGCCATGGACAAAGGCGTCCAGCGGCAGCATGCCTGCCAGCCAGTAACTGACAATCGAGACAATCGTAAAGCCGACATAGACCAGCCCGATGGCCTTGGCGACCGTACCGGCTCGCGGCAGCACCTTGTCGGACCAGTCCGAAGATTCGGTCTGAAAAAGACGCATGCCGCCCACGCGCAGAAAGGGCAACACCGCAATCGCCATCACGATGATCCCGACGCCGCCGACCCACTGCATCAGACCACGCCAGAGCTTGAGGCCGTCCGAGAGATGTTCGATACCCACCAGCACGGTCGCCCCGGTGGTGGTAATGGCCGAGACCGACTCAAACACCGCATCGGCCACCGACAGACGCGGCGCGCCGAACTGCATGGGCAGACTGGAAAAGGCCGACATGACGACCCAGCTGGAGGTGGTCAGGATAAACATCTGCCGGGGGCGCAGCTCGATGTGCACGCCCCAGGTCAGCAAAATGAACACGACACCCGTGCCGAAGGTGACCGCAAAGGCCCATAGAAAGGGCCACATCTGCCCATCGCCTTCCAGTGCCAGCAGGGCCAGCGGGATCAGCATGAACAGGGATAGCACCAGCAGCAGCATGGCCAGAATGCGCAGGACAGGGCCCGCTCCGGCCGGATGACGGAAAAGCGGCAGACGCAGCATGCATCGCATCCAGAATGATCAACAGGTGCGCGCTACTATAGCGGTTCGAGGAAAGAGACGCAGCCGCAAAGGCTTATAAAAACAAAAGCCGGCCCGGGGCCGGCTTTAAGAGTTACGTTATGATTATGATGTACCTGTACCTGTACCTGTACCTGTACCAGCAATACTACAGCCACGAGGTTTGAATTCGGGAGCAACTGTTGTAGTGCAACCCCAGACTCCATCTTGTGTTCTTGCAAGCTTGATATTTTTACCACGCAAGGCTGAGTTTGCACCGGTATCAAAATCTAACTGAACAGAAGCTACTCCTGTATTGCCGGAATTAGTGTCTGGTATGGTCAGAGTGCCTAGTTTTACCTGATCATTGGTAAGTCCAATAAAACCTTGAGTGTTAGGAGTAATACTGATTGATTCTCCGCGAAGTACAGACTCTTCGATCGAAGTCTGTGTACCTTGCAGTGAAGACAAACCAGAGGCTACTTCCGACCTCGCCACGTAATCCTGATAGCGCGGCACGGCAATGGCCGCCAGTACGCCGATGATGGCCACCACGATCATCAGCTCGATCAACGTAAAACCACCCTGCCTGCGTGCCATTGGTATGCCCTTCCCATTGATTGCATGTGTCCCTGTGACGATCCACAGGATAACGGTATATTTGGCGTCCTTTATCGCTGGACGCAGTTAACTTAACGACAACGCCTCTGGAAACTTTAGAGAAACGAACGCTCGCCGATAACATAAGGCAAGTATCACTTCCCGGGGCCTTATGGATCAGCGCGTATGTCGGATGCTCTCAGCCAACTCTCAGCCAACCCTCTGCGAAGCCTCGCCCATCAGCTGGTCGAGGATGGATTGCTGGACGCCGACCATGCGCTGGCCCTGGAGCAACGGGCGCAGCAGGAAAAGCGCCCGCTGCTCAGGCTGATTACCGAAGAAACCGACGTATCACCACGCGACGCGATTCAGAGTGCCGGCTGGGCCTTCGGACTCGGCTGTGTGGATCTGGATGCGATTCCGGTCGCGCGTCTGCCGCCGCTACAGGGTCTGCCGGAATCGATGATCCGCCGGCTGGGCGTGCTGCCTTTGATGCGTCAGGAGCGCTGTTTGATCGTGGCGGTGGATGACCCCTCTCGCCTGCCCGAACTCGATGAACTTCAGTTCGTGATTGGCATGAGCGTGGAAGGCATGCTGGCGCCGGCCAAACAGCTTGCCGCCAGACTCGAGCAGTATCTGGACATGCACGGCGAAGGGGCGCTGGCGCTGCTGGAGGGTCACAACGCCATTGAGACACTGGCACAGGAAGAAAGCGATCTTGCGCTGGATCAAACAGAAGACGCTTCATTTCAATCCAGCGACGACGCGCCGGTGGTGCGTTTCGTCAAGCAGATCCTGCTCGACGGTATTCGGCGCGGCGCCTCGGACATCCATTTCGAGCCGTTTGACGAGAGCTTTCGAATCCGCTTTCGCGTCGATGGCATTCTCATGGAAGCTTCCCGACCGCCGGCACAGCTTCGCCAGCGTATTGCAGCCCGCATCAAGGTGATGGCCAAGCTGGACATCTCCGAGCGACGCCTGCCCCAGGATGGCAACCTGCGCCTGAAGCTGTCGAGCCGACGCCACGTTGAATTTCGTGTCAACACGCTACCCACCCTGTTTGGTGAAAAGATTGTCATGCGCCTGCTGGACCCGGACAGCGCCCGTATGGGCATCGATGCACTGGGCTTCACGGCCGAGCAGCGCGCCATCTTTGAACAGGCCATCGCCCGGCCCCAGGGCATGATTCTATCGACCGGCCCCACCGGCAGCGGCAAGACGGTGACGCTTTATACGGCTCTGAATCTGCTCAATACCGAGGCGCGCAATATCGCTACGGCCGAGGACCCGGTCGAAATCAAGCTGGAAGGCATCAACCAGGTCAACGTACGACCCAGTATCGGCTTTGATTTTGCCGCCGCCCTGCGCGCTTTTCTGCGTCAGGACCCGGATGTGGTGATGGTGGGGGAAATTCGTGACCTGGAAACCGCCGAAGTCGCCATCAAGGCGGCCCAGACCGGACATCTGGTGCTATCGACACTACACACCAACTCTGCCGCCGAAACCCTGACTCGTCTGGGCAACATGGGCGTGGCCGGCTTCAACATTGCCACCTCCATCAGCCTGATCATCGCTCAGCGACTGGCACGCCGCCTGTGTGAACGCTGCCGACAGCCGGTCACCCTGCCCCGCGAAGTGCTCAGACATCAGGGACTCAATGACGAGGAAATTGATCAGGCCACGCTGTATCAGGCCGTAGGCTGTGAGCACTGCACGCATGGCTACCGAGGACGTGTGGGGATTTATGAAATGGTGCCGATATCCTCTGCCATGAGCCATTTGATCATGCAGGATGCCGGTGCCATGGCGCTGGCCGAGCAGGCGCGACGAGAAGGTCATCACGACCTGCGTCGCAGCGGTTTGCACAAGGTGCTGACCGGACTGACCACGCTGGAAGAACTCAACCGGACCATTCAGGAGTAATCATCACCATGGCAACGCCTGCCCTGTCAAAACGCTCATCGGCTTTATCGGGCCAGGCCACGACCTTTCGGTGGATGGGCAAGAATGGTCGTGGCGAACGGGTCAGGGGTGAAATGCATGGTATCAATGAACACGACATTCGCCGCCAGCTGTCATCCCAGGGCATTGTTGTTACCCGCCTGAACCGCAAGCGTCATCTGCCCGGCATGGGCCATCGCATCCGGAGCGAGGACATCACCCTGTTTGCGCGTCAGATGGCGACCCTGATTCGCGCCGGTGTGCCCTTGCTGCAGTCTCTTGAGGCGGTTGCCAACGGTACCAACCGCCCGGCTCTACGACACTTCATCGAGACCATCAAAAGTGACGTTTCCAGCGGCATGAGCTTTTCGCAGGCACTGGCGGCGCACCCACGCCATATCGATCAACTGTTTGTTCATCTGATCGAGGCCGGTGAACAGGCCGGCGCCCTTGACCGCATGCTCGATCGCGTCGCCACCAACAAGGAGCGCCTTGATCATCTAAAGGCACGCGTTCGCAAGGCGCTGTATTACCCTGCCGCCGTGGTGGCCGTGGGCATTGCCGTGACGGCGCTTTTGTTGATCAAGGTCGTACCGCAGTTTGAAAGCATGTTCGCAAGCTTTGGCGCCGAGCTACCGGCCCCGACCCGAATCACCATTGCGCTTTCGGACGCCGCCCAGCAGCTATGGTGGCAAGTACTGCTGGCAGCGCTGGCCGCAGGGATGTTTACGCGGCGTATGCTTGCACGCTCACCGGCGCTGGCCTTCCAGGCCAGCCGATTGATGCTCAGACTCCCCGTCATCGGGCCCGTCATCGAGAGAGCCGCCATTGCGCGTTTTTCGCGCACGCTGGCCACCACCTTTGCCGCGGGCGTGCCCCTGATGTCGGCGCTGGAAACGGCGAAAGGCGTCTGCGGCAATCTGGTGTTTGAGCAGGCCATTGAACGCGTACGCCAGGACGTCAATACCGGCCAGCAGCTCAACTTTGCCATGCGCACCACCGGGCTTTTCACCCCCATGACCCTGCAGATGGTAGCGATCGGTGAAGAATCAGGTGCCCTTGAAGCCATGCTCAATCGCGTGGCCGATTTTTATGATGTCGACGTCGAAAACCGGGTCGATACACTGACCACCCTGATGGAGCCTCTGATCATTGTGGTCCTGGGCTCTCTGGTAGGCGGCGTGGTGGTGTCGATGTATCTACCCGTATTTGATCTTGGCAGCGCCATATAGGAGTCTTGAGGTGTCCCCGTTGACCGATTCCCTTCTGCTGTGTGTTGTCGCGCTGCTGGCACTGGCGCTGGGCAGCTTTCTCAATGTGGTCATTGCCCGACTGCCCCTGATGCTGTCCCGGCAGTGGACCCTGGAGGCGCATCAGACGCTGTCGCTGACACCTCCCGTTCAGCCTGCCTGCAATTTGCTCGTGCCGCGCTCTCGCTGCCCCGGATGCGAAGCACCCATTGCATGGCATGACAATATTCCCCTGTTGGGCTATCTGAAGCGTCGAGGCCGCTGCGCGCAGTGTCGATGCGCCATCAGCGTGCAATATCCGTTGGTCGAAATGGCAAGCCTTGCCCTGGTGCTCTGGAACGTATGGCACCATGGCATGACCCTGACGGCCCTGACATTGATACTGGCCTGCCTGACGCTGCTGGCACTGGCCGTCATCGATTGGCGTACGATGCTGCTGCCGGATGTACTCACCCTGCCACTGCTATGGGGCGGGTTGCTGTATCAGCTGACAAACCATCCCGACAGGCTGGCAGAAAGTGTGGTCGGCGCGATGGCGGGATACGGTATTGCCTGGGGATTTTACTGGCTGTTTCGCCTTGCTACAGGCAAGGAAGGTCTGGGTCATGGAGATTTCAAGCTTCTGGCCGCACTGGGCGCATGGTGTGGCTGGCAGGCCCTGCCGCTGATTCTGGTCCTGTCCGCCACCACCGGAGCGGTAGTGGGCATTGTCCTGCAACTGCTCATTCCTCGCCTGCGGGGGGCCCCGATGCCCTTTGGCCCCTTTTTGAGTGCGGCGGGCATGCTGATCCTGCTGGGCGGTGACAGCCTTGTCGAGCTGTATTACAACATCATCGGCCTTTCCGGGTTCTAGGCCATGGACACTTCTTTCAACTCCGGGCATCACAACGCTTATCTGTGGGAGATTTCATGCTGATTATCGGCCTGACCGGCGGCATAGCAGCCGGCAAGACCACCATCGCCGAAGCCTTTGCCAGACGCGGGGCATCCTGGGTGGATGTAGACCACCTGGCCCGGGAGATCGTCATGCCGGGCGAGGCGGCGCTGGCAGATATTCGTGCGCGCTTTGGTGAGTCCGTCATGACAGAACAGGGCGAGCTCAATAGGGCCGCCCTGCGCCAGATCATTTTCGATGACATCCAGGCGCGTCATGACCTTGAGGCCATTACCCATCCCCGCATTCGTGAGCGACTGATTCAGCGTCTTGAAGCCCTGTCGGGACCTTATGCCCTGCTGGTCTCACCGCTACTGCTGGAAACCGATCAGCATCAGCTGGTCAATCGGATTCTGGTGATTGATGTGCCCCCGGAGGAGCAGATCCGAAGGACCTGCGAACGAGATGGCGTCCCCGAATCGCAGGCCCGCGCCATTGTGGATGCCCAGATGTCACGCAATCGACGACTTGCCAGCGCCGATGACGTTATCGACAATGTCGGCAGCTTTCACGTGGTTGATGCCCGAATCGATCGGCTCGATCTTTTTTACCGCCAGCTTGCCAGTCAGTACAATGCCCCATGAGTAATGAGAATCAGACTCCTATCGTCCCGTGCCCCCAGTGCGGCAAGCGCCTTTACTGGACCAGCGATAACCCGTGGCGTCCGTTTTGTTCCAAACGCTGCAAGATGATCGACCTTGGTGCCTGGGCGGATGAATCCCATCGCATTGCCGGAGAGCCCGCCATGGATGATGCAAGCCTTGATGAGCTCATGAATCGCATCGAGCGCGGCGACTAGGCGCTCAAACGCTCCACGAATGCAAAAGGGCCACCCCATCGGGTGGCCCTTTTTTCTCAGTATCCGCCAGCCCGGTTTAGCGCCAGAAGTCACGAATCGAAGCGATGCCCTGCGCACCCACCGCGCGAGCACGGTCACCATCATCACGAGAGGTACCGCCAAGGGCATATACCGGCATCGTTACTTCTTCCACCATCTGCTGAAGATCGTGCCAGCCGATGGTCACCGCACCTGGATGGCTCGGCGTCTCGCGCACCGGTGAAAGTGTTGCAAAATCACACCCCAGCCGCTGGGCCTGAGCAAGCTGCTCGGCATTGTGTGTAGAGGCCGCCAGCCACTTGCCATCCTCTATGGGGCGATGTGTCAGGGCCATCAGTTCGCGGCTGGGCAGATGCAGCCCGTCAGCATCCACGGCAAGGAACACCTCCAGCGAACAGTTGAGAATCAGCGACGCCCCATGCTCGCGGCAGGTCGCCAGGGCGCGTTCGGCACGTGCACGATAAGCGTCTTCATCTAGATCATGCGCCCTCAGCTGTACCAGCTTGATGCTGTCTTCCTCCAGGGCACGCTTGAGCTTGCGGTCAAAGTCCTCTTCATCGCTGGCTTCTCCCGTGATCAGATAGTCATGCGGCAGCGTCACGGCACGAATGATGGGACCATTGGCCGCCGGGAAGGCGTAGCGGCCAAAATCTTCTGAATTGACCCAACGTACGGCCTGACCTTCGCGCCCCCAGGGCTCGCCCTCGAAATCATGGGTCTCCCAGACGTCGAGCAGGATATGCTTGTCGGGATACTCGTGATGAACGCGAATCAGTGGCTGAGCCCGTTGAATATTGATGCCAAGCTCTTCGCGCAGTTCACGACGCAGGGCTTCCAGTCCGGTTTCATACGGGGCCAGCTTGCCGCCGGGAAATTCCCACAGTCCACCCTGATCGGCAATCGATGGCCGCCGTGCAATCAACACCTGGCCCTGATCGTTGAAGATGGCCGCAGCGGCGACATGTACCCTTCTTTTCGGCATGCTGGCATGACCTTTCATGATGCGTGAATATCAATCGGTAAAGGGAGCGACATGACACCGCCGCTCCGAAACATGATAGCGACCGCGCTCAGGCGCGTATCAGCTGCGATAGTCGGCATTGATGGAGACGTAGTCGTGAGAGAGATCCGACGTCCAGACCTGCTCACGTGCTGTTCCACGACCCAGCCGTATCGTGATGTTGATCTCTTCCTCGGCCATGACGGCAGCACCGGCTTCCTCACGGTATTCCTGAGCGCGCCCCCCCTGACGTGCGATGGTGACACCGTTGATATCGATCCCCACCTGGCTGACATCGAAATGCTCAATGGGCACCTTGCCCACTGCCATCAGAAGACGACCCCAGTTGGCATCGCTGGCATAGAGCGCGGTCTTGACCAGCGGTGAATGCGCCACGCTGAAGGCAACCGCCAGGGCTTCATCAACGCTTGCCGCCTCTTCAATGACAACGGTGACAAATTTGGTGGCACCTTCGCCATCACGCACGATGGCCTGCGCCAGTGACAACAGCACCTCATCGAGTGCCCGGGCAAACGTCGCCAGCGCCTCATCACTTTCAATGGCAACACCACGCCCCGTAGCCACCAGGGTGCAGGCATCATTGGTAGACGTATCGGAGTCGATCGTAATGCGATTGAAGCTGCGCTCAACACTTTCACGCAGCAGTGTCTGCAGCGTGTCATGGGCAATCGCAGCGTCGGTGGCCACAAAGGCCAGCATGGTCGCCATATTGGGGCAGATCATGCCGGCCCCCTTGGAAATACCGTTAATGACGACCGGCTGACCTTCGATCATGATCGTACGCGTGGCGCCCTTGGGACGCGTATCGGTGGTCATGATGCCTTCGGCCGCGGCCTGCCACTGGCCATCATCCAGCGAGGCAAGCGCCTCATCAAGGCCGCCCCGAATCCGCTCTACCGGTAACGGCTCTCCGATCACGCCGGTGGAAAAGGGCAGCACCTGCTCCGGCAGCTGGCCGGTGCGCTCGGCCAGCGCCGCACAGCAGGCCAGAGCATCCTGCATGCCCGACTCGCCGGTGCCGGCATTGGCATTGCCGGTATTGATCAGAAGATAGCGCGGCGCACCATCGGCCAGATGTCGACGTGCCACATGAACCGGTGCCGCACAGAAGGCATTGCGAGTAAAGGTCGCCGCCACATGACTGCCTTCGGCCAGCTCAAAAATGACCAGATCACGTCGATCCGCCTTTTTGATGCCTGCCCGGGCGGTGCCCAGTCGCAGCCCTTCGATGCAAGGCATATCGGGAAAATGCGTTTTACCTACGGCCATGGCCACTGCCCTCTGCTGTTCATGTTATCCATCCGACAGTCTGTGACTGCCGGATCATGCCGGGATGCCAGCAATTATTTGTCGAGACTGCCATGGCAGTGCTTGTACTTTTTGCCGGACCCGCACGGACAAAGGTCATTACGACCGACCTTCGGTTCATCGCGACGTACGGTCGGGCTCT contains:
- a CDS encoding recombination-associated protein RdgC, with the translated sequence MWFKHLQLYRLLDEHDWSMDQLTQALDTYRFAPVTETQARRVGWAAPAGRHGDQLVHEIQGHRLMTLLRQERLLPSAVVKETLDERVETLTAQQGYPPGRRDKLALKERIVEELLPRAFTRTTRTDLWWDTKRRLIGINASSAKRAEEILDVLRESLGSLKVIPLAPQTPAGRTMTTWLTDPTTRPEGVVLGDQIELRAKGDDGILRARSIDPDGEEVRMSLDVGRQASKLALNIEEQMTLVLQEDMSIKSIRFADAVLKEIDDTDSDDNPVMQMETEFALMAHVLGETAERLMQWLGGEATPAPAAP
- a CDS encoding 1-acyl-sn-glycerol-3-phosphate acyltransferase, which codes for MTSSPDALPPVDDFEAIRPYNDDEVVDTLARLVRNDEFIDTITRYRLPKLARFAPRVARALVRHGLKRAVRNIHTVGDFQDHISHYMARMIQNTTNTFSVEGLEKLDQKKAYLFIGNHRDIALDPAFVNYALYHSGRSTVRIAIGDNLLQKPYVTDLMRLNKSFIVPRSARGKRAMLAAYQQLSNYIRHSIVEDNHPIWLAQREGRAKNGVDRTDSAIIKMLGMARRMKDKDASVNETIAELRIVPVSISYEFDPCDQQKARELKARHEGLAYEKIAYEDILSIAAGITGNKGRVRLVFGTPLTDEHDSYDSAAHEIDRQVLSHYTLYPSHYLALEATGHAPELVDSSDITQADRQAFNKRLSQVPEDLRPWWLCQYANPVLNRAGRDPL
- a CDS encoding TrkH family potassium uptake protein, which encodes MLRLPLFRHPAGAGPVLRILAMLLLVLSLFMLIPLALLALEGDGQMWPFLWAFAVTFGTGVVFILLTWGVHIELRPRQMFILTTSSWVVMSAFSSLPMQFGAPRLSVADAVFESVSAITTTGATVLVGIEHLSDGLKLWRGLMQWVGGVGIIVMAIAVLPFLRVGGMRLFQTESSDWSDKVLPRAGTVAKAIGLVYVGFTIVSIVSYWLAGMLPLDAFVHGMTSVATGGFANYDASFGQYADQPVILWLSVLSMLTGALPFVLYIRMARERSGVLWKDQQVRGLLALLVVVIALLTLYRAVRGMEFFDALTQVAFNVVSVVTTTGYATDDYTAWGPLSAAAFFYLTFVGGCSGSTSGGMKVFRFQVGLIMLVNQLRYLVHANGVFVQRYNGRVLTDDQIRGVIAFSFFFFFTVAVLALGLSLMGLDFVTALSGAATAVANVGPGLGEIIGPAGNFAPLPDAAKWMLSIGMLMGRLEILTVLVLLTPTFWRK
- a CDS encoding pilin — encoded protein: MARRQGGFTLIELMIVVAIIGVLAAIAVPRYQDYVARSEVASGLSSLQGTQTSIEESVLRGESISITPNTQGFIGLTNDQVKLGTLTIPDTNSGNTGVASVQLDFDTGANSALRGKNIKLARTQDGVWGCTTTVAPEFKPRGCSIAGTGTGTGTGTS
- the pilB gene encoding type IV-A pilus assembly ATPase PilB yields the protein MSDALSQLSANPLRSLAHQLVEDGLLDADHALALEQRAQQEKRPLLRLITEETDVSPRDAIQSAGWAFGLGCVDLDAIPVARLPPLQGLPESMIRRLGVLPLMRQERCLIVAVDDPSRLPELDELQFVIGMSVEGMLAPAKQLAARLEQYLDMHGEGALALLEGHNAIETLAQEESDLALDQTEDASFQSSDDAPVVRFVKQILLDGIRRGASDIHFEPFDESFRIRFRVDGILMEASRPPAQLRQRIAARIKVMAKLDISERRLPQDGNLRLKLSSRRHVEFRVNTLPTLFGEKIVMRLLDPDSARMGIDALGFTAEQRAIFEQAIARPQGMILSTGPTGSGKTVTLYTALNLLNTEARNIATAEDPVEIKLEGINQVNVRPSIGFDFAAALRAFLRQDPDVVMVGEIRDLETAEVAIKAAQTGHLVLSTLHTNSAAETLTRLGNMGVAGFNIATSISLIIAQRLARRLCERCRQPVTLPREVLRHQGLNDEEIDQATLYQAVGCEHCTHGYRGRVGIYEMVPISSAMSHLIMQDAGAMALAEQARREGHHDLRRSGLHKVLTGLTTLEELNRTIQE
- a CDS encoding type II secretion system F family protein — encoded protein: MATPALSKRSSALSGQATTFRWMGKNGRGERVRGEMHGINEHDIRRQLSSQGIVVTRLNRKRHLPGMGHRIRSEDITLFARQMATLIRAGVPLLQSLEAVANGTNRPALRHFIETIKSDVSSGMSFSQALAAHPRHIDQLFVHLIEAGEQAGALDRMLDRVATNKERLDHLKARVRKALYYPAAVVAVGIAVTALLLIKVVPQFESMFASFGAELPAPTRITIALSDAAQQLWWQVLLAALAAGMFTRRMLARSPALAFQASRLMLRLPVIGPVIERAAIARFSRTLATTFAAGVPLMSALETAKGVCGNLVFEQAIERVRQDVNTGQQLNFAMRTTGLFTPMTLQMVAIGEESGALEAMLNRVADFYDVDVENRVDTLTTLMEPLIIVVLGSLVGGVVVSMYLPVFDLGSAI
- a CDS encoding prepilin peptidase, with product MTDSLLLCVVALLALALGSFLNVVIARLPLMLSRQWTLEAHQTLSLTPPVQPACNLLVPRSRCPGCEAPIAWHDNIPLLGYLKRRGRCAQCRCAISVQYPLVEMASLALVLWNVWHHGMTLTALTLILACLTLLALAVIDWRTMLLPDVLTLPLLWGGLLYQLTNHPDRLAESVVGAMAGYGIAWGFYWLFRLATGKEGLGHGDFKLLAALGAWCGWQALPLILVLSATTGAVVGIVLQLLIPRLRGAPMPFGPFLSAAGMLILLGGDSLVELYYNIIGLSGF
- the coaE gene encoding dephospho-CoA kinase (Dephospho-CoA kinase (CoaE) performs the final step in coenzyme A biosynthesis.); this translates as MLIIGLTGGIAAGKTTIAEAFARRGASWVDVDHLAREIVMPGEAALADIRARFGESVMTEQGELNRAALRQIIFDDIQARHDLEAITHPRIRERLIQRLEALSGPYALLVSPLLLETDQHQLVNRILVIDVPPEEQIRRTCERDGVPESQARAIVDAQMSRNRRLASADDVIDNVGSFHVVDARIDRLDLFYRQLASQYNAP
- the yacG gene encoding DNA gyrase inhibitor YacG, translating into MSNENQTPIVPCPQCGKRLYWTSDNPWRPFCSKRCKMIDLGAWADESHRIAGEPAMDDASLDELMNRIERGD